The Geomonas agri genome contains the following window.
GCCGGCGGCATCTCAGAGGAGGTCATCGACCGCATCTTCGAACCCTACTTCACCACCAAGGAACAGGGCAAAGGGACCGGCATCGGCCTGTTCATGGCCAAGAACATCGTGGAGAAGAGCATGAACGGCTCGCTGACCGTACGCAACACCGGTGAAGGCGCCGAGTTTAGGATCGAGGTCTGATATGGCGGCAATTGCAACATCCGGCAGCGGCTTCAAGCTGTTATACGTGGAAGATGATGAGATTACCCGGCACACGGTGCTCACCCTGCTTAACCGCCGTTTTCCCTCTCTTGACATAGCATCGGCCGCCAACGGAGGCGAGGCGATGGAGCTTTACGGCAGCTTCGCCCCCGACCTCGTGGTCACCGATATAAAGATGCCGGTGATGAGCGGCATCGACATGGCGCGACGCATGCTGGAACGAAAGCCGTCGCTACCCATCATCGTCACCAGCGCGCACAGCGACATGCAATACCTACTGGAATCCATCGAACTCGGCATCGCGCGCTACGTTCTCAAGCCGATCGACAGCGGCAAACTATTCGCCTCCATCGAGACCTGCCTTGGCACCCTTTCGCTGGAGCGTGAACTGCAGGCCCAGCAGGCTTTCGTCCGCAAGCTCTCGCGCGCAGTGCAGCAAAGCCCCAACTCCATCGTCATAACCGATCCGCACGGGACGGTCGAATACGTCAACCCCAAGTTCACTGAGCTGACGGGCAAGGCGCAAGCTGAGGTGCTGGGGCGCCCGCTGGCCGAGCTGCTTCCCGGTGGTGCCGAGATCTGGGCGCAGGTGTCGCCTGGCAAAACGTGGCACGGCGAAGTGGCCGGCTCGGGCAAGGACGGAATCCCCCTGTACCAGTCCAGCTCCATATCGCCGGTACTCGATGAGTCCGGTGCTATCGCCAACTTCGTGGCGGTACACGAGGACATCACCGAGCGGGTGTTGAATGAGAGGAAAATAGAGCAGCTGAACCAGAGCCTCACCGCGCGCGCCGAGGAACTCGAGATCGCCAACCGCGACCTGGAAGGGTTCAGCTACACGGTCTCGCACGACCTGCGCACCCCTCTCACCAACATCAACGGCTACTGCCAAGTGATCCTGGAGATCTACGGCCGCACTCTGGAGGAGGGGTGTAAGGAGTTCATCGACACCATCTTCAACGAGACTATCAGCATGAACCAGCTGATCCGGACCCTGCTGGAGTTCTCCCGCGTCACGCGGGCGGAGATGGTGAAATCCCCGGTGGACCTGAGCGAGATGGCCACCCTGATCGCCGCGTCACAGCAGCTTGCCGCACCCGGACGCAAGCTCAGCTTTACCATCGATCCCGACATCAGCGCGTATGGGGACCGGGACTTACTGAAGGTGGTGCTGGAGAACCTCTTCTCCAACGCCTGCAAATATTCCGGCAAGAAGGAACTGTCCCTGATCGAGTTCCGCGCGATGGAACGGAACGGGGAAACGGTGTACCTGGTTCGTGACAACGGGGCCGGTTTCGACATGGCCCAGGCCGAGAAGCTATTCAGCCCGTTCCAGCGCCTGCACACGGAACGCGAGTTCAAGGGGTTCGGGGTGGGGCTGGCCACGGTACAGCGCATCATCCAGCGCCACGGCGGGCGGGTGTGGGCTGAAGGCGAGGTTGATCGCGGTGCGTGTTTCTACTTCACCCTCCCCGGACCGCAGGCGTAGTGGCGGCGACGCGGGGAGTTTCTTTCAACTAGCGGAGGTCTCAGTAGTGACAGCGACAAACAAGCATTCACAACGGATTTTGCTGGTCGATGACGAACAATTGATCCTGGACGGGTGTCGCGCCTGCCTGAATAACGCCGGATGGCAGGACGTGCTGACCGAAAGCGACAGCCGGTTGGTGATGTCACTGCTGGAGCGGGAGGAAGTCGACGTCATCGTGCTCGACCTGCGCATGCCCCACATCACCGGGTTGGAACTGCTCCCCCAGATAGTGAAGCAGCACCCGCAGATCAAGGTGATCGTCTCCACCGCCAACAACGAGGTGGAGACGGTGGTCAACTGCATGAAGGAAGGCGCCTACGACTACATGGTGAAGCCCATCGACGTCAAGCGCCTGCTCACCTCGGTGAAAAAGGCGATGGAGATGCGCAGCCTCGCCAACGAACTTTCCGCACTGAAGAGCTACATGTTCAACGACCGCCTTGATCACCCGGAGGCATTCTCAGGGATCGTCTCCGGCAACAAGGCCATGCGCGCCGTATTCCAGTATCTCGAAGTGATCGCCGGGACCCGGCAACCGGTGACCATTACCGGCGAGACCGGCACCGGAAAGGAGTTGATAGCGCGGGCCATCCACGACCTGAGCGGCTGCAGCGGCGACTACGTGGCGCTCAACGTGGCCGGTTTGGACGACAACATGTTCTCCGACACCCTGTTCGGCCACCGCAAGGGGGCCTTTACCGGTGCAGACCAGGCCCGCGACGGCCTCATCACCCGTGCCGCGGGGGGCACCCTCTTCCTCGACGAAATCGGCGACCTGAACGAGATGTCGCAGATCAAGCTGCTCAGGCTTTTGCAGGAGCAGGAGTACTACCCGGTCGGGTCCGACTTCATCAAGAAAAGCGATGCCCGCATCGTGCTGGCCACCAACCGGGACCTGCAGGAGATGATCAAGCAGGGCAAGTTCAGAAACGACCTGTACTACCGGCTCTGCGGTCACCGGGTGCACCTTCCCCCGCTGCGCGAGCGCCTGGACGACATCCCGCTTCTTTTGGACCACTTCCTGGAAAAAACGGCCGTGCGCCTGGGCAAGAAGAAGCCGACGCCTCCGCCGGAGCTCGCCGTTATGCTCACCCTGTACCCTTTCCCGGGCAACATCCGGGAGTTCGAAGCCCTGGTCTCCGACGCCGTACTGCGGCACACCTCGGGTGTCCTTTCCATGGACACCTTCAAAGCCGTGATCGGCGATGAGCGTCCCGCCCCTGGAGGTGCCGCGGGCACAGGCAAAAACGGCGGTGACAACCCGTTGTGCGACATCTTCGGCCACTTCCCTACCATCGACGAGGTCGAGCAATACATGATCGCCGAAGCGATGAAGATGGCCAAGGGAAACCAGGGGCTGGCCGGCAAGATCCTCGGCATGGGTCGCCAGACCCTCAACAAACGCCTCAAGTCGCAGGCCGACTGAGAGCAAAAAAAGCCGTAACGACAAAACCGCCGGGAGCATCGCCCCCGGCGGTTTTTCTTTTGCATCCGCGCCCCGGACCATTCACGCAGGGCGGAAGATGCCCTCTCCCACCGGGAGAGGGAGCGAGGCGGAGAGTAGCAGTTTAGAAGTGCTGCGCCACCATCCCCTGGGCGAGATCCATGGACGAGGTGAAGGCGGGAGAGATGGGATTGAGCACGTGGAGCGTCGGCCCGTCGGCAACCACCAGGAAGTCCATCACCAGCTGCTTGGTGTCCCAGTCCACGAGCTGCGGCCGGATGCCAACCTTGGAGGCGGCGACTACGTCTTCGGGCGAGAGTTCCTTGACCAGCCGGGCGGCGTCCTTGAAGAAGACCGAAGGGATGTACTTGGCAGGTTCGGTGAGCGCCACGTTGCGAAACTGCTTGTTGGCCAGGAATAACACGAGGTCCTGGAAGGCAATGGAGAAGGCCTCGGCGTCGATCCCCTTGACGATGCCGTAGTTCTCGCGGCCGAAGGCGGGGATGGCGGTGGGCCCAAGGTAGACGTCGCCGTGGACGCTGCGGGTGAAATGGACTCCGAGGAACGGATTGCGGATGTCGGGGACCGGATAGATGCTGGAATTGACGGTGTACGGCGCATCCTTTTTAAGGAGCCGGTACACCCCCTTGAAGGGGATCAGGCGGTAGTTCAGTCCAACGCCGAAGAAGGCCGCGACCTTGTTGCAGTACGCCCCCGCAGCGTTGACGAACCTGTTGAAACGGATTTCTCCCCTGCTGGTGATCGCGGTCCCGCTCCCCTTGAGCCCGGTCATGCGGCATCCCATCACGAAGGTGACCTTACCGCTTGCTTCCAGCTCCTTTTTCAGGCTTTTGAGCACGGCCTTCGGGTCGACCACCGCCGTGTAGTGCGAGAAGAGCGCCCGATCCACGGTGCGGGCATTGGGCTCTATGGCGGCAAGCTGGTGCTCGTCGATCATGTCCACCTTGGCGCCGTTAGCGGTGGCGCGCCGGTACAGTTCGTCGAGCACCGGCAGTTCCTCCTGGGTGCGCGTCACGATCACCTTGCCGTTTTCAAGAAGCGGCAGCCCCTGCTCCTTGCAGTAAGTCCGCATCAGGAAGTTACCGTTCAGGCATGACTTTGCTTTCAGGCTGTCCGGCGAGTAGTAGATCCCCGCGTGCAGCACGCCGGAGTTGCGGCCGGAGGCATGTACCCCGAGTTCTGCTTCCTTCTCTATGATGACGATATCGCCGTGGCCGGTGCGCAGCAGTTCGCGCGCGATGGTAAGCCCGATGATGCCCGCCCCGACGATCAGTATCTCAGCCCTGTCGAAACTCATGTCATCTCCGTATCCGCTGTCAAAAACCAGCAGCATTTTGTCACGCAAAGCCGCAGAGACCCAAAGAAATCATAGTAAGGATAAAGGCCCTTGGTTCACCCCAAAAGGTTTTCTTAGCGTCTTTGCGCCTTTGCGTGAGGTGTTTAAGGGTCCTACTCCCGCACCGAGAAGCGGGCGTAGGCATCACAGCGCAAGACCTGGACCGCGCTGGTGTTGCCGCGCGGGTAGATCTCCCGCGCCAGGTAGGCCAACTCTGCCGCCTCCTCGTGCGCCGGGACATCGCGCCACCAAGCCTTGCTCCCGCCCTGCGTCCCGTCGCTCCAGCGATAGCCACGCTCCTTGAGGACGTCCTTCTTGTCATACGGCGCGGACACGGCATAAACGCGCGAGGTAACCTCATGGGCCCGCTTCAGAAGCTCCAGGAAGATAGGCGCACCGCTCACGGGAAGGCGTTCCAGCAACAGCCCCAGCACACCCTCGGCGTCATCCAGCGCGCGGTGTGCGTTTATAGTGAGGGATCCGGTCTTGAAAAGGAGAAATTCCAAGGTGCGCGAGGAGAGCCGTTCCGCCCCCCAGTCGATCTGGCATACGGTGCAGGCCCAGGGGAGCTTCACGAAGGAGGGAAAACGGGTTTCCACGAATTTGCGGTCGAAAGCAGCATTGTGCGCAATGACCAGGTCGGATTTATCTGCCAGTGCGTTAACGAAGGCATCGTCGAAAGCCTGGCCGCGCACCATGTCATCGGAGATGCCGGTTATCTCCTGCACCTCGGGAGGAATGGCAAAGCCTGGATCCTCGAAGCCGGAGTAGCGGTCGGTGATGCGATAGATCTCGCCGCTAACGGGATCAAACTCGAAAGCCACGATGCCCAGTTCTATCACCTTGTCCTGCTTATGGTTGAGACCCGTCGTCTCCGTATCGAGGCAGAGCGCCACCTTGGCGTGGCTGGGACCGGGACGCCCGAGCCTTGCATCCCGCGACAGGTTCAGACGGCGCAGCACCTGGAAATCACCGGTGGAATGGAGGGACGCGATGGCGACTTCTATCTCCAGCGCGTTCATCGGGCCTCCTTTTTGCTTC
Protein-coding sequences here:
- the lhgO gene encoding L-2-hydroxyglutarate oxidase, whose product is MSFDRAEILIVGAGIIGLTIARELLRTGHGDIVIIEKEAELGVHASGRNSGVLHAGIYYSPDSLKAKSCLNGNFLMRTYCKEQGLPLLENGKVIVTRTQEELPVLDELYRRATANGAKVDMIDEHQLAAIEPNARTVDRALFSHYTAVVDPKAVLKSLKKELEASGKVTFVMGCRMTGLKGSGTAITSRGEIRFNRFVNAAGAYCNKVAAFFGVGLNYRLIPFKGVYRLLKKDAPYTVNSSIYPVPDIRNPFLGVHFTRSVHGDVYLGPTAIPAFGRENYGIVKGIDAEAFSIAFQDLVLFLANKQFRNVALTEPAKYIPSVFFKDAARLVKELSPEDVVAASKVGIRPQLVDWDTKQLVMDFLVVADGPTLHVLNPISPAFTSSMDLAQGMVAQHF
- a CDS encoding sensor histidine kinase — its product is MAAIATSGSGFKLLYVEDDEITRHTVLTLLNRRFPSLDIASAANGGEAMELYGSFAPDLVVTDIKMPVMSGIDMARRMLERKPSLPIIVTSAHSDMQYLLESIELGIARYVLKPIDSGKLFASIETCLGTLSLERELQAQQAFVRKLSRAVQQSPNSIVITDPHGTVEYVNPKFTELTGKAQAEVLGRPLAELLPGGAEIWAQVSPGKTWHGEVAGSGKDGIPLYQSSSISPVLDESGAIANFVAVHEDITERVLNERKIEQLNQSLTARAEELEIANRDLEGFSYTVSHDLRTPLTNINGYCQVILEIYGRTLEEGCKEFIDTIFNETISMNQLIRTLLEFSRVTRAEMVKSPVDLSEMATLIAASQQLAAPGRKLSFTIDPDISAYGDRDLLKVVLENLFSNACKYSGKKELSLIEFRAMERNGETVYLVRDNGAGFDMAQAEKLFSPFQRLHTEREFKGFGVGLATVQRIIQRHGGRVWAEGEVDRGACFYFTLPGPQA
- a CDS encoding 3'-5' exonuclease encodes the protein MNALEIEVAIASLHSTGDFQVLRRLNLSRDARLGRPGPSHAKVALCLDTETTGLNHKQDKVIELGIVAFEFDPVSGEIYRITDRYSGFEDPGFAIPPEVQEITGISDDMVRGQAFDDAFVNALADKSDLVIAHNAAFDRKFVETRFPSFVKLPWACTVCQIDWGAERLSSRTLEFLLFKTGSLTINAHRALDDAEGVLGLLLERLPVSGAPIFLELLKRAHEVTSRVYAVSAPYDKKDVLKERGYRWSDGTQGGSKAWWRDVPAHEEAAELAYLAREIYPRGNTSAVQVLRCDAYARFSVRE
- a CDS encoding sigma-54-dependent transcriptional regulator, encoding MTATNKHSQRILLVDDEQLILDGCRACLNNAGWQDVLTESDSRLVMSLLEREEVDVIVLDLRMPHITGLELLPQIVKQHPQIKVIVSTANNEVETVVNCMKEGAYDYMVKPIDVKRLLTSVKKAMEMRSLANELSALKSYMFNDRLDHPEAFSGIVSGNKAMRAVFQYLEVIAGTRQPVTITGETGTGKELIARAIHDLSGCSGDYVALNVAGLDDNMFSDTLFGHRKGAFTGADQARDGLITRAAGGTLFLDEIGDLNEMSQIKLLRLLQEQEYYPVGSDFIKKSDARIVLATNRDLQEMIKQGKFRNDLYYRLCGHRVHLPPLRERLDDIPLLLDHFLEKTAVRLGKKKPTPPPELAVMLTLYPFPGNIREFEALVSDAVLRHTSGVLSMDTFKAVIGDERPAPGGAAGTGKNGGDNPLCDIFGHFPTIDEVEQYMIAEAMKMAKGNQGLAGKILGMGRQTLNKRLKSQAD